catcctccctcatcctgaaatactcgtatcgacgttctaaagcgcccacgatacgcagaagtAGCGGActacgcatcctaaaacgtcgccggaacatgttctccccaaaccgcgactccggagcgaagtagtcaTCATACAACCGACTgtgtgcagcgatgtggtcccggggtactatagctcgacgatggatgggtcaaGGTACCGCtgactgctgctgctgctgcaaggccGCTTGTATCAAGCGATTTATCTCCTTGTCCGTAACGGTCCGCACCTCTTCGTTAATTCGCCGGCATAAGTCATCAGCACCCtaccactaccacccgcaccactaccactaccactagccattttggatatttaaaagaaaagtagagagagagaaactcgttaaaataagtgatgctaatgaaatgaagttcaacgagccgtatatatagagttttttttaaaattaaaaatcgagacgtccgtcgggacaccgcaatggcggacgtcgtcGGAAAGCCGATGATCTGCGGTGTCCGCAAGCGACATCCGCGTCCGCCTCGCGCTcgtctaatggcggacgtccgacacgccggtccgacgtccgccgAGACGgccgccattgctgatgctctaagctAGACGACAATATAAATCGTTGCACACTCTTCACATGATATACTTACAAGTCTTTAATTGGCGACTCTTATTCACACGACTAAtttactctttttttatttgttttatatgttTATTGATGGCATACACATTTTAACATTGTTGAAATCGAAACTATCAGAATCTGGAGTAATTGGTTAGTTAACCTCGATTAGATTGAGGACATAGAGAGTCAGGTTtaatagttttctttttattacgATATATCTAGTTAGATAAGCAAGCTTTTGAATTTAATATGATTATGAACTAAACAATTTGACATGCTTTGAAAACAGTATTTTAAATGCCGTTCTAAAAATTAATAGTAgttaaaattaaacattttgATATCTATATGATTATATCCACTTAAAAAAAACTGACGATATATACTTGTAGTAGGATATATTCATATGAGAATCAATctttgatgaaaaaaaaatatttcgtaAAATATATGAAACGAAAGAGGTAAAGAAGGAATATACCAACGTTATAGTATAACtgttttatactattttttttcttaattaatttattttttcgagTATGATATACAATTTGTTCTTGATACGCAACAATGTTTGAAAAGGAGAAAATTACACATCgtgcaatttgaatttaaatttaaaaaatacatattacCAGTATATTATGATCGAATCTACTCATTTAGAGCTTGGTTTACTGCTTAACTATATTTTTACTAtccataaataatactccatgttgTATGCAGAAGATAAATACTCCATATCCACATTTTTATTCACTAGACACGATTAAGCAAATCACTGGCATTAGATGATGAGTTATCATAATTTGAATTCCTGTTGACTAACAGCAATAAATATCCTTCGAATGGGACATCCAATAATGACATGACAAATAATATTGGACTCTATTTTTGAAAGAGTTACTATAATTAGGGATGTCagtgtagcccgcaacccgtgggctggcccgaatagcccgccaaatttatagggttagggccggaaatttctagcccgataaaatcaaaacccgattagcccgcacccgattaacccgcaacccgttagggccagacccgaaaacccgatgggctggcccgaaaacccgataaaatttctattattcaatatttttacttataattcgacacttcattaattaattttattatatatataactaaaaaaataactttcaattttatattaaatataaaaattatatattgaaatttttattaatataaaaattgataaataaatttaaaacttcaaattcactaaaaaaatatttaaatttctaaaacatacattaaaatttcacaaaatatctcaaatattagtatttgatcatgtttatgattgtgtttaatcatatatctcaaatatctcataattaaatactttacatttaataaatataattatttttcatcattatttattggattgatcgcatgttaattttatcggtagcaacccgattaacccgttgggctagcccgaaacccgagcttttagggttagggttgaacttttataacccgaaagaaatcacaacccgactagcccgcacccgattggcCCGCAACCCGagcgggttggcccgaaacccgatgggccggcccgattgacatccctaactaTAATATACCAGCCATGAGTTTAATTGATTAGATACATGGCTGtttaatcaatttatttattgagTTCAGGGTTTTTATACTTGTATATTGTGGTAGATGAGAGAGAGGTGGGGTTGAGGAATGGCTGCCAGAACATGGTCAATAAGTAAATAGGCCCAAATGTAGGCCCAGTGGTCATAGAATTGATTTTTGATGGGCTTCCGTTATTTTCTGGATTGTCCGAATGTGCATGATATTTATTATTCGCTCCAATCTAAATTGAAAAGAATGGCTAAGagagattttattttaattgaacaCCATGATTATTAGAAAATATACCTATTCTTTAAGGAATTCTTTATTGTGCCTATATTTTGGGTATATTACTGGGCATGTACAATATGACAATTACATTAATACAAGCACATGATATACATAGAACCAAACTACAGGATGTAATTGTAACCCCTGGCTGTGGGGAATGAAAATGCAAGAATTATCGATCCTAGATAATCAACATATTTGATTTCACTAATTCTAAATTCAACACACAAAACATTTGATCTAACTAACAGCAACTCTGTTCTAGGTCACTGGGTATACGACACCCTTCGCTGCCCGGACGAGGCAATAAGAACTCCGACAGCCACAACAAACATAACCAACATGCTCACTAGCAACACATAGGTCCGTCGCGACGATCTCCAGTACTCTCCAAACAACACCACCCCCCAAAATGTACTCACCAGTGGCAGTGCCTGCACCATTTATATTAACATACTATGTAGACCATTTTACTCAAGTAAACAATTTTTTTCACAAACTAACTCACCTGAACGCAATCTGCCGCGGCATATCCAGCAGCCTGCCCTCCCACAAACTGCAGCCCGTTGCCTAACCCACAGAGCAGACCGGCCAAAAAGGCGAGCCATCTTCCGTCCCAATCCCTAAGGTACTGCATTATGGAGGATCTTGGCAGCTTTAGGACAGGGCGGTAGAGAAAGATGATGTTTATGAGTGCTGCAACGACGAAGAATGAGAGGGAGAAGTAGAAGAAGGCTGCGTAGACGACTAGCTTTGGGACACCCGGGCTCAGCACGTGCCACTGGTCGTTTGTGGCTAAGTTGAATGCCGGGGAGAAGAGAGCGTAGCACACACCCGCAAAGAAAGTTATGCTCAACCCTAACCAGATGCTCTTTCCGAAAACCTGTTGCATTGCAACATGCTTAAGCCTAACTACAAATTAACTCATCTTCATTCATACAACAGGGTAGGGACTAACCTTAATGGCTCTGCTGTTCTCAAGTTCGATCAGATGTTGCGCTGATCCAGTTATTGCTTTGCCCTCTTCGCTATTTGCACGCTCCATGTCTATATATGTGAGTTCAGTTGTTAACTTTGGAAACAACAAAATGATTATATTATATACCTTTGTGTTGATCTGTTTCTTGTGCATTGGAAGTCCTGGTAAATTGATGATAGAGTGATTCCTTGAGAAATGGTTCCCTATTGCAGAATGCATATATAAGAAGGAAAATTGGGAGAGCAAGCAAAGGTTGTAGGATCATACTGTGCATCAATATGAGAGAGTTTTGCTGCATTGTCAGCAGCGTTGGAGGAATGAACGGCAGAGCCCAAGAAAACTGCAATCAGGAAACATCCCACTCCTGGGAAAAGTATTTCTGCTCTGTTGATTTTATCATCCAGAAAATAGTTCATGCTTGTGCCTGTtgcaaaatgaaacaaaaataactacTATAACAATATGGAGAAGTGAAACTAGTGTATAAGTCTTACAGACCATTCCTTCCTTTTATCACGAGAACCACTCttcctcttttatttttcacatTTTCTATAGAGACATTAATTAATCAGTGTGTTTAGTTACCTAAGACAACTGCTAAGCTTGATGTGATGACCTCCGTGACTGACAGCCCTACAAAGGGCCAAGCATATTGCGTCGCCAAGTTGCCCAGCCCAAGGAATACTCCGCCGGACATGGCGATCAAAACACAACCCCAATTCTTCTCAATCTGAAATATTTATTCACTCAAACTTGATAAATAAAAAGAATGTAATTAAGGATACCTGAGAAAGTTGAGTGATGAAATTGGGCATGTTAGGTTTGGTGTCGCCAATCTGACCAAGCGTTAAAGCGATAAGGATAGCAGTCAAGAAATTGGTGATAGAATAGTCGAGATAAGTGTGCTGAGGAAGGCGGCCGCGCCGCTCCAACTGAGCCAGAAACGCCGGCCATGTCCCGAGAAACGCCAGCGCAACCAGCATGCACCCTATCGCTCCACTTTTACTCTCCACcaaatacatttttattttatgctaCAAATCTCAAACAAAAACTTATAAATCAACAACACGGAAACACAACTTTCCATACAAGGACTTCAACTCCAGATTTTGTTCAAGTATTGGTGTTTTAGAATGTCACACGCTCTTTGGTTTCAACCATATCCTTTCTCACTGCCATCAAACTCCATTTGGGTGTAGTTATATACTCGTAATATATTCAACAACTggaatatagtagtagtacaatGTTATCCAAATACATATTGTATGTATTTTAAAAGTCTATTAAACAATTTGAGAGGCAAAATGTACAATCATTGAGTTATTATCGTaagtcaaaaataaaattatactatcaAATCATAAAATCTGATGTCGAATAAAAAATGTTTCAATTAAATAAGATGGAAGGAAGGTGTTTCAATTAAACAAGATGATggaaggagtagtattttaacTACCTTTaacttaaataatttcaaatatagTTATTTTAATACGATACACTTCGACTCGAGTATCCGTCAACAATTCATGTACTCCACTATTATTTATATGGTGCATCATATCCTAGTAATATCTTCTATATCTCGCACAAAGTGAAGCATTTCATCTTCCATTCATACCAAGATGTTATATGCCACAGTTGATATGAGTAGTGCCCATTCGTTACTATAAATCAAATTTCGATTAGTGCGATAAGGACAATTTAATTTGATTGAATTTCTACATGTTAATCTCAGTTTAATGCTGACCTGCACAATGACATTTTGTGAGTTTAGATACAAGTGTCAATAAACATCTAGAATTATTATTAAACAGTACACATACTAACACGTGACAAACGACACTAGATTGCTTTCAAAATAAGTACATTTGCCATATATCTATCCTCGGAAAATATCAATCACTCATGGTGAGATCCCATTAGTGAATAATTCCGAGTTTCGAATCGATCATTCGTACATTTTTTGATATTGCGTTATTCAAACGAAATAATTATGTATGAATGTTTTTTTATATGTGTTTAAGAATAATGTAACCATTTTAATGCTctaaatataagaaaaaatacAATGAAGCACGTAGACCCAAAAGTGAGATAATGTGGTGGAGTCGGTTGAGAGGTGGGATAGAAATTGGATCCTAAGGTATCTGCTTAGGATTTAGATATACAGATGGCAACACTGCCATCATATGACTGACAAACTTATCGATTCATCaaatttttattgaatttgtgtAACCTAATCTTTATGCTGAGGTACTTGACGTGACAAAGTAATATTGTGGTCGTTCTCATAGACCAAATCATATATTTCATCCTTTTGTTAGTcaaagaaaatttaatttcttatagtGAAGTGATAGAACTCGGTACGGAAAAGTATTCGATATTATTCTCTGTGAACATAGCGACTACAAAGTTATATAGACTAGAATATCTACACGTAAGGTAACCCTAATTACTATtaattacaatatatttttcatataattCCCTGATCTCATATAATCTTTTCCTTGATCTTCTCCTTGATTTTGTGTatcttctaacactccccctcaagctagGTAGTGGGATTCCTAATACTTAGCTTGCACAATACGTCGTGGAATGAGTTCGAATTCACGGCCTTTATCAAGATGTCTGCTAGTTGATCTTCTGATTTAACATAAGGCATTTCTACCACCTTAGCTTCAatgttctccttgatgaagtgtctgtctaCCTCCACATGTTTAGTCATGTCATGTTGTACCTGGTTTTCCGAGATGCTTATGGCCGCCTTATTGTCACAAAACAATCTGCATGGAAGAGTTGGTCGAAGATTCAATTCTGTCAACAACTTTCGTAGCCACAATATCTCTGTCagtccactcttgattcctctgaATTCTGCCTCTGCGCTAGATAGGGATactaccttttgcttcttacttctccatgttacGAGGTTCCCCCCCACAAAGGTAAAGTACCCGGCAGTGGATTTTCTGTCGTTCgggtttcctgcccaatctgcgTCAGTAAAACCATGTATCTCCATGTGTCCATGTTTTGCAAACATAAGCCCGTGTTCCGCCGTTCCCTTCAGATATCGGACGATCCTTAAgactgcttcccaatgttcctcttgaggtgcatgcataaatTGGCTCAccactcccactgcatatgcaATATCTGGTCTCGTATGAGATAGATAGATGAGCTTTCCCACAAGTCGTTGGTATCTCCCCCTGTCGGTTGGTCTTGCCCCTTCCCTTATCTGTAATCCGTGATTCTGTACCATTGGGGTATCTGCTGGTTTACAGTCAATCATCCCAACTTCTGCTAGTAGATCGAGTATATACTTCTTCTGATTTATGAAAATCCCCTTTCTTGATCTTAGCACTTCAATTCCCAAGAAGTATTTGAGAGGCCcgagatccttcatctcgaattcaTGGAACATGTTATTTCTCAACTCGGCTATCTCCTTCTCATCATCTCCggtaatgatcatgtcatccacgTATATAATCAGACACGTGATCTTGTCattcttcttcttgatgaataACGTATGATCTGAATTGCTTTGTTCGTagtcgtacttcttcatcacttctgtAAACCGACCAAACCATGCTCTCGGGgattgctttaaaccatacagTGTCTTCTTTAGTTGGCACACTTCCCCATCTAGAAAGTCTCTAGACAATCCGGGTGGAGGTTCCATGTACACGGGTTTTGGCAATTTCCCATGAAGGAAGACATTGGTCACATCGAACTGATGAAGTGGCCATTCCTTATTAGCAGCAATCGAAAATATTAGTCTGACAGTGTTGATTTTTGCCACTGGTGaaaaggtctcatcataatctaCACCATGggtctgagtgtatcctttaGCCACGAGGC
This sequence is a window from Salvia splendens isolate huo1 chromosome 5, SspV2, whole genome shotgun sequence. Protein-coding genes within it:
- the LOC121804704 gene encoding ureide permease 1-like; translation: MYLVESKSGAIGCMLVALAFLGTWPAFLAQLERRGRLPQHTYLDYSITNFLTAILIALTLGQIGDTKPNMPNFITQLSQIEKNWGCVLIAMSGGVFLGLGNLATQYAWPFVGLSVTEVITSSLAVVLGTSMNYFLDDKINRAEILFPGVGCFLIAVFLGSAVHSSNAADNAAKLSHIDAQEPFLKESLYHQFTRTSNAQETDQHKDMERANSEEGKAITGSAQHLIELENSRAIKVFGKSIWLGLSITFFAGVCYALFSPAFNLATNDQWHVLSPGVPKLVVYAAFFYFSLSFFVVAALINIIFLYRPVLKLPRSSIMQYLRDWDGRWLAFLAGLLCGLGNGLQFVGGQAAGYAAADCVQALPLVSTFWGVVLFGEYWRSSRRTYVLLVSMLVMFVVAVGVLIASSGQRRVSYTQ